The following proteins come from a genomic window of Lycium ferocissimum isolate CSIRO_LF1 chromosome 4, AGI_CSIRO_Lferr_CH_V1, whole genome shotgun sequence:
- the LOC132054117 gene encoding uncharacterized protein LOC132054117, translated as MVEQHNTLLFKNHEARPTETGPFPKANVVAAHGPAERRQNNRGHNNERGRGKGKGRYNNRRDGAHHKRENNMVYQGNPSRSSCHRCGLKGQWKNECQAPEHFARLYQNSFKRKANRGGASSANARVESHMTLKNDDEAGPSRKYDDNVEANLAFKDDDFDGLDDITHLEVEDFFGDQN; from the coding sequence ATGGTTGAGCAACATAATACCCTTTTATTCAAAAATCATGAAGCCCGTCCTACTGAAACTGGTCCATTCCCGAAAGCGAATGTGGTAGCAGCACATGGCCCAGCTGAAAGAAGACAAAATAATCGGGGCCATAATAATGAGCGTGGGCGTGGCAAGGGCAAGGGACGATATAATAATCGTCGTGATGGTGCTCACCATAAAAGGGAGAACAATATGGTTTATCAAGGCAATCCTTCAAGGAGCAGCTGTCATCGTTGTGGTTTGAAAGGTCAGTGGAAAAATGAATGTCAGGCGCCTGAACATTTTGCCAGGCTTTATCAAAATTCCTTCAAAAGAAAGGCAAATAGAGGTGGTGCCTCTTCTGCTAATGCCCGGGTGGAGTCACACATGACTTTAAAAAATGACGATGAGGCAGGTCCTTCACGAaaatatgatgataatgttgaagCTAATTTGGCTTTTAAGGATGATGATTTTGATGGGCTTGATGATATTACtcatttggaagttgaagactTCTTTGGAGATCAAAATTGA